A window of Prevotella fusca JCM 17724 genomic DNA:
ATATTGCATTGGCAAGGGGTAAGAAGGAATATGACAAACGGCAGACGCTGAAGGAAAAGGAAGACCGGCGGGAAATGGATCGGGCAAGAAAACATTATTAAAAGATGAAAGATGAGGTTAAGGGATAACATAAAAGAGAGGATTCTGATTCTGGATGGTGCAATGGGTACCATGATTCAAGGATATGACTTGACGGAGAAGGATTTCCGTGGCAACCTTGAACTTTTGCAGATGCTCAATTATCAAGGTAACAATGACATGTTGAACCTTACACGTCCTGATATAATAAAAGACATCCACCGTCGCTATTTAGTCGTTCCTTAAATACATTATATTATACTGATTTACAGTTAATTATCTCTCTATTTATTTGTATATTTCTGCAAGTTTTTGTACCTTTACAGTATAAAACTTGCAGAAATATATGTTAAAAAGGACCTCTAATCAATTATCATTATTCTCTTCCTTAGAGGATATGCTCAATCACAATCACCCCCTTTATACGCTTGGTAATAAAATCAACTGGCGTAGATTTGAAAACTCCTTCTCTCGTTTGTATTGTAGTACAAATGGTCGCCCTGCGCATCCTATTCGTTTGATGTGCGGACTTTTAATCTTGAAACACTTGCGTAATATCTCTGACGAAAGTGTTGTTTTACAGTGGAGTGAAAATGCTTATTATCAGTATTTCTGTGGTCAACTGGAGTTTCTTCCTAAAGAACCTTGCGAAGCTTCTGATTTGGTTCACTTCCGCAATCGTATAGGCGAAGAAGGAATTGAAGTCATTCTTGCTGAGAGCATCCGTGTCAATACTGAGAATGATAATGAGGATCATTTTAACACAGCTTTTATAGATTCTACGGTACAGGAGAAGAATATCACTTACCCAACGGATGCGAAGTTGCATAAAAAGATAATCAATCGAGTGCTCAAAATCGTTCGTGAGAAGAAACTTCCTTTACGTCAGAGCTACCAAAGGACACTGAAAGCAATCTCTCGCAACCAACGTTTTCGCAATCACCCCAGGAGTCACAGGAAGGCTGTCAAGGCTGACCGGAGTCTGCGCACCATAGCCGGTCGTTTGGTCAGAGAACCTGACCGTAATCTTCCTGACAGGAAAGGCTATGAAAAGATGTTTGAGCTCTTCTATAAGGTCCTTTCTCAAAAACGTAACAGTCGTAATAAGATATATTCTCTTCACGAGCCTGAAGTACAATGCATCAGTAAGGGTAAGGAACATAAGAAGTATGAGTTTGGCAACAAAGCTTCCTTTATCCGTTCGCTATCAGGAATTATTCTTGCTGCCGTTTCTTTTAGGAATGAATATGATGGGCATACCATAGAAGCATCCTTACAACAAACCGAAAGAATGACAGGCAAGCGCATTGATAACTTGGCAGGAGACAGAGGATATAGAGGAACAGATCTGGTTGGAACAACAAAAATACTCATACCACAAGCCCCTAAAGACAAAGATAGTTACTATCAAAAGAAAAAGAAACACAAACTGTTTTGCAAGCGGGCAGGAATAGAGCCTACCATAGGACATCTTAAAAGTGATTACAGATTATCTCGCAACTTTTATAAAGGTGTGAAAGGGGATGCTATGAATATAATGCTGGCAGCTGCAGCATATAACTTCAGAAGAGCTATGAGAGCTCTTTTGTGCTTTACAAAAACTATCATCGAAAAGTCAGTTTTGGTTGACTTTTCGACAAAATGGGCTTTTTAAGGAACGACTACATAAGGGCGATAAGGTTCCATAATGTCATCAGCAAGGCAATAGGCGTTATACCTGTTATGATGATGGATACCTAAAGTAGGTAGTAATCCACTTCCTACCAATGCTCGGGCTATTATGGCTCGAAGTATAGCATAGCCATAGTTTAAGAGATTATTGGGAGGAATTCCTTCCCGGTCTCTTACAAAGTTTGGATATTCTGTAAAGAGATTCTTCCAATAGTAGGCGGCTGCTCTTGCTTCAAGATTGTCAGGGTCTCCACTGCGTACGTCATTAGACCATACACGCATACAGTTGGTTTCTTTATCAGTGTTTATGCGCAATGTATGTTCTTGATTGAGAATCTTTTGTTTTATAGTCTGTTGCCAGAGTTGTTTTCGTAAAGGTAGAGAAGCCTCTAACTGTGAGCGGAAGCGTTCGTTTTGTATGGTGTTCCCACTTAGAGGAAGAAGTAGCCCTATGGGCATGCTTTTTGGGTTACAAGTGATAACGGCACAGTTGTTCTCAAGCAAAGCCTCCATTACTCCAGAGGTTATGGTAATACGCCTGTTGTCGAGAATTACCACCCCGATATCTTCTATCGGGATGGTACGTTCTGCTTCTTTTTTCATAGCTTCAGGCAATGTTTTATTACTTTCAACTTCAGGTAAGTGCAAAACTAATTGTGCATTTCGCAAACTTAAATAGATTGGATTGCTGAAGCATAGGGTTTTCTTTATCATAAGCAAAAGGATTTTACTTTATAATCTTAAGAATGTTGCCTAACCGGTCTACTTCAAGTTTCCAACAGACAGCTTTTATCATTTCGCCAGTTAAGGCACGCCCCATTTTATTTTTAGCCTCGTACTCAAATTTATCATATATGGGTTTTGCAGTAGTGTAAGGTATGAAATGACATTCGTTACTAGTCGAACTAACCATCTTATAAATTCGTTCTTTGCTGAGTTTGCATTCATTTGATAGCTTTTCTTCTTCTGTTGGAACATAAACCAAATCATTAGGTGAAAGATAAAATTTCAATGAAATCCCCTTTTCGTTCTTCTCTGGCACAGGTGATAGACCTTGCTTCAATCGTTCTGCAACCTCATTTAATGGAATGGTGTTGTAAGATCGATTACCGTCTTTGTCTTCATAGATTGCAAAGTAAAGATTCGTTCCTTTTTGAGCCTCAACGAACTTCTTTGTTTTATTACCAGTTTCTCCCACTTGGTATTTAGCCCCCTTAGGTTCTGAAACTCTTACTTTCAGAATAGGTTGATGTTGCTTACCATTGTTATAATCAATGATATGCTTATTCATTTCTGCTATTCCTTCTGGAGTAAAAGCAACATTGGGATCATTGCCTTTTGACTTCAGGTATTTGCAGAGAATCTGTTGTATTCCTGTATCGGTAATTGTATCAATGCGTTTAGCATCAAATGAAATGTCGATAGCCTTGCGAGTAGCAACCATCGGTTCTTTCTCGTCACTGAAAACCCAAATGCCAACCTTATTGACAGATTTCATATTTAGCCGATAATTGATACTTTTGAAGTGTGCTAGCATTTGTTTCGTATTGAACTTTTTCGCTATTAAATCATTGACATAGTCACGTAGTGCCTTGTCGCAGATAGCAGGAATATTCTCAAGTGCATCTTTCAGTTTAACAGTAACTTTGCGTCGGAGGTTGACTTGCCCAAACACAGTCTCTTTGTGCATAGGTTTTCTAATAGCCCACATATCTTGCCCTTTCTGTTCTGCCATTCCTTTCTTGCCACTCTCATCATATTTCTCATAATAGTTTGTTGCTTTGTTGATAACACGGACATAATTCTTAAAACTAACTACTACATCCTCAAGAGCAGTGCGAGCATCCTGAGTGAAGGTTTCCCAAGGTTTACGTATAATACGATTCTTGTCGCAAAGTTTCTTTCGTAAGTCCTCCCTCTGCTCTTGACTTTTAGCAGACTCGTTGTTGAGGTAATTGATAATATTACGTGATGCACAGGCTATAACGAGTGCGTCCATAGCATGATGGCGATGGTCTATACGTTTCTTGCTGAAGCCTCTCTGGAGTTCTAAGGGTAGCGATGTCTGGAAAACCTGTTTTCCTTCTTTGTTCTCCCAGCGTCCAAAGGCTTCTGTCTGGGTGAGTTTATTGAGGCGTTCAAAACGAGGGTAAACAATGCTGTTCCATACATCATTCAGTCCCCAATCCTGTTTCAGACGGTCTGTTATGCCACCAGAACATGAAACTACAAACTTAGAGTTAGTTTCTTGCTCATCTTCTTCACGTACGATATTAGAAAGGATTGCCATCACTTTCTTGCTGATATATCGACTATCATTCATCTGACGATTGAGGAATTCCTGCGGTATATCTTCCAACAAGAGTTTCTCTTTTTTACGCCTGTTATTGGCATAATGCTCTGTTACGAAGTTATAATATTCCTTTGCGTCAAGTATCTTTACGTCACCTATAGTCGTACAATGCACAATCTCGCCACTATGCTTCTTGATGAATTCATAGCCTAACATATTACTCTTGAGTTGATTTACCTCGGTCTCACAGATTACTTTATTCGTGAATGAATCATCAAAGTAACGGCTCTGTGGGATAATATGTTCTATTTGATAAGCTGATGTGAATAGTTTTGACAGGGAAATAGGCTTGCCAGTATATGGTGAACAATACTTCTGCTCCAGCCAAAGTCTATATTTAAGTAATTCTTTGGCAGAAGGTTGTGCCATTTGTGAAATCTTAGATATCTCTGGATATTGGGCATCTTCTTTCGTTAATTCCTGCAAGGCTCCCTCCTCATATATTCTTAGGATTTCCTGTTGCATTGGTGAATAGGGGCGTACATTCTCGATTTCTTTTGCATTCTTCAGTTCCATCAAGAGGCTCTTGATACGCAGGTTGGTATTCTCATTTTGCAAAATACTTTTAGACATGCGTGCACGCTGGTCAGCTGTACTCTTCATACTCCTGCCTAACTCTACATGAATCTCATCAATATGTCCTGCTTCTTTCCATATATCATGAACTGTTCTGAGGGTCTCAAGGATACACTGCTCGACGATAGGATTACGAAGTGAATGTTGCTTGAAACCATTGATATACGCCATCAGGTTTTCTGGCTTTGTCCATCGTTGTATATCTGTAGCTTCGGAGTGTCTGCCATATACAACATAACATGCTAACCATTCAGGAAGCCCCTGGAAGTCGGATAATTGACAGAAAGTGCGACCCATCCGTTCTTTTATCTTCTCATCAATTTCCCCTTTTATGATGCTTTGAATCCTATTTCTTGTTTGTTCACAAATATCAGTCTCATTCCATAGACCTCCCATACGCATTATAGCCAGCAGCTTCTTTACGGCTTTCTCGGAATAAGCACCATAGTCTTTCTTAAATGGCTTTACTTTTAAGAAAGCGTTTACAAAGTCATCATTATCTTTAAGTTTTCTCAAAGCTCCTTCTGCTTCTTCCTTGGACTCTACGGAATAGAGAAGATGCCAAAGCCGGTAGAATCGTTCTTTATCATCTAACCAACTATGGTCTATGCCAGCCTTGTCTAATGCAGCAAGCAGTTCGTGACGTGTTTCGTTACAAGGATACTTCTTTTCTTTGTCTTCAATATAGTTCCAACGAATAGGAAATTCCTTTTCCATACCCATTTTGACTTTCTTCTGTTTGAAGAAGTCTTTTAATAGGGTCTCTTGATTAATGTCTTTTCTGTCGTTGAGATATGTAAACAGCTTGGTGTAGTCTTCCATAGAAGACAAATACTCAGAGGTGACTTCTTTATCATCTGTCCTGTCAAAAAGACGAAGGTTGATGATAAATTGCCATAAACGGAACTCCTGATAATAAGGATTTGATTTTGCGATACATTTGATACCTTGCCGCTTGATTTCTCCCGTCTCCTTTATAGTATATTCATAATACTCGTATGGGCAGTCTGCTATCAGAGACTTCTTGCTCTTTAGAGGTCTTTGGTAGAAAATTAAGTCTGTAATCAAAAGATAGGTCATATCCTTTTTCATCAAACTGTCTTGATGAGGCTTGTTGCTTTGATATAGTTCTTTGATACAGGCAATTAGCGTATTTTGATCCTTTAGCTCCTTATGATGTTTTGTTTGTTCGAGCAGGATAGCTTCCAGTTCTTTCTTGTAGTACTTTCTTTCAATAGTACGGATAAAGTTACCTCTGATTTTGTCAGTAGGTTCCGAGAGTATATGGTCGTAGATAAAAGCTCCAACAGTCTTGCCAGAATCCTCTAAGAGACTTTCTGTTCGTTTCTTACGCAGTCCCCAATCATCTTCACTTGGTGCTCGGAACGAACGTTTGACTTCTCCGTTTTTATCCTTTTTGATGGTAACTCCATCTTTTTCATATTCTGTAGTTACAATAAACTGTCTGGTTTTCCCAACCCAGTCATGCAGTTCTACCTTGCTCTGTCGACGATATATCCAGCCGTTCTCTAATGTAACATTATACCACGTGTTACCACCTTTTCCTTCCTCGGCAGCCTCCACGCTGACAACCTTCAGTTCATGATATTCCTCACGTTTAGCTGGATTCTCTTCGTCTTCCTCTCCACGCAACTGGTAGTAGCCGCGTTTTTGGTTGAAATTGAGCAGTATCCAAGCTAATTCTTCTTTTCTGATAGCTTGTGTAAGTGCCTTCTTACGCAGATAATAAAGTGTCCAGTCCAAAGGAATCTTTTTTCCGCCAGCAACCAGTCCTGGTTGAGATTCAGCAAAGTCAGCCATCATCTCATGGAAAGAATCCATAAAGAGGAAACGCATAGAGCCATCCTCCTGTTTCTCCCAAGCCAACTTAGGCTCTCCATGATTAAGAAACTTGCCATACGTTGTGGCTTCTTCTCGATTCCATCCAATGGCATTTTCATAGTGTGGAGGAAGAAACTTCATTACATGTAACACTCTGTGTAAGCGTTCGCGTCTTTGCAGTGCACGTTCTCTGATTCTTCTTACACCTCGGAATCCTGTCCGTGCAGCCGTCGGAGAATCTGTCACTCCCTTGTCAAAATTGCCAAGCGTGTCCTGACTCATTGGGATGATACGACTACCAAGTTTAATGTCACGCAGGTAGTTTCCGTCGTTGTCAACGCAGACTTTAGCCCAACCAATACTATTGGTTCCCAAGTCTAATCCAAGAATTGTTTTCATTTTTTTCTTGTTTTGTTTGGTTCTTAGTTATTTTCTTTCTATATTTGCAGAAGATTTTTTCAAGCAAGTCACAATAAGGATTATTCCGTTGTGAAAACAAACAGAGCGGGGCAACTCGCTCTTTTTTTGTTTTATAGTGCCAAAGATACTATTAATCTTTTTAATCACCAAAGTATATTGTCAATATTTCCTAAAGACTAAGAAAGAAATATAACAATCACCTGTCAAGCGTCTGTTAGCAATGTTCCTTCTCGATATAAGTAAGCCGTTGTTACTCCTTACAACTTGCATTTCTGTGTTTCCATACGACTACATTCTCCCTATCACAATGATGTGCGAAATATCCTTGCAGAAACAAGTGCGTTGTTAGTATGGAAATATGCATAAAACACATTTATTTAGAAGGCGTACAATACACAGTTAATCAAATGATTACAACGTAGCACAAGAATAAGGTGGCTATTTGGGCTCTAATTAAGGTTTATCCGTTAAATGCGTGTACACTTTTCGTATAGCTTTAACGGAAGAACCGAAGTTGTTCATTAAACAAAAAAATAGTCAAGACGGTCTTGGCTGTCTACTTTATTATCATCCTCCGACACAGAAAACCTTTTCATGTTAACGCTTCGAGAACTTGCAGATAAGATATTGAAAAATCATGACATAATTTCGGATAAAACATCTACAGATAAAGGTAAAAACACGTGTAAAAAGCAAGTTTGCAACCAGCAGTAAATCAGTTGGTTATAAAGTCGTGCAAGAAAAGGTGCTTAATTAGACTTCAAAAGGGCGTTACTAAGGTCTCAAAAGGGCATCTATTGCAAGTCAATTGGGCGTCTTTTCAAAGCCAAATGAGCATGTGTTGGTTTTGAGCCGCACGAAAATAGTTTACAAACATCGGTTAGTATGGGGATAGGTTATAGATGACGGAAAACTTGTTAGTAGATAGACAAAATTTTTTATTTGTCTTTTCTACATAACATCTTGTAACTTGTTCCCCTTTGTAAGACCATCTATTTTGGGATAGTCATACCATGCAAGTGTATAAGCCTTTATAGATGCAATCTATGCATTTAACGGAAGAATCCTAATTAAGCACTAATTGTCATCCAATAGATGCTTACTTGAAGGTTAATTAGTGCTTAGTTTGGATGCAAGCAATCATCAATGGCGTTCAAGCCCAATGAATTTATTTTGCATAAGCCACACACTGTACTTTCCTTTTTCAGACAGCACACGATGAAGATTGATGCTGTCATGAATATTACATTCAAGACGAAAGTCATTTCAGAAGCAGTGGTATCAAGGTGAAATAACCCATATTGTCAGTATTAGCTGTCTGTTGATTCCTAAGCAATGGTACAAAAAAGTAGGAAGAAAACCTGATAGTCTTCTTCCTACTCTTATTCTATAATCCTCTACTTGGATTTCTTATTTGCTTTTCAATTCAGCAAGACTTGCTTTCAAAGTAGCAATCTTCTCCTCAGAGTCGCTCTGCTTCTTACGCTCACGCTTGATAACAGCTGCAGGGGCATTTGCCACGAAGTTCTCGTTTGAAAGTTTCTTCTTTATACCTGCGAGGAAGCCTTCAAGGTGCTTGAGTTCCTTCTCTTGCTTCTCAATCTCAGCCGTAACATCAATCAAGTCGCCCACTGGAACAGCGAAACTGTCGGTGCCAACCATGAAACCAGATGCGTCACCGCTCTTCTCTGTTACCACTTCAATAGCCTTCAAGTTAGCCATCTTGATGATTACACTGTTATAAGCCTCATAGTTGTTCTGACCGATTACGTTCAAGTCGAGTTCAACCTTTGGAGCAATGTTCTTCTGGTTACGTACGGTTCTTACGCCGCTGACAATCGCCTTAACCTGCTCAATTGCTTCGATAAGAGTCAACTCATCCTTGCTTGGAGCATCGAGCTTGAGTTCATCACGCATAATACTCTCGCTGTCTTTACGGGTGTAGATGTGCTGCCACAACTCCTCTGTAATGAAAGGCATGAATGGGTGGAGCATCTTTAACAGTGCATTGAAGAACTTCAGCGTTGCTTCGTAAGTCTGCTTATCGATTGGCTTACCATATTCTGGCTTAATCATCTCCAAGTACCAACTTGAGAACTCGTCCCAGAAGAGGCGGTAAACTGTCATCAAAGCCTCTGATATACGATAGCTCTTGAACTGCTCGTTCATCTCTGCATTCACTTCCTTCAACTTAGCATCGAACCATTCAACAGCAATCTTACTTGCCAATGGCTGCTCTGCATCAGTTGTATCCCAACCCTGAACGAGGCGGAAAGCATTCCAAATCTTATTGTTGAAGTTACGTCCCTGCTCACAAAGTGTCTCATCGAAGAGGATATCATTACCTGCAGGTGCAGAGAGCATCATACCCATACGGACACCGTCAGCACCATACTTCTCGATAAGCATGATCGGGTCTGGTGAGTTACCAAGACTCTTACTCATCTTACGACCGAGCTTATCACGTACAATACCTGTGAAATAGACATGCTTGAATGGGAACTTGCCACGATACTCATAGCCTGCCATAATCATACGTGCTACCCAGAAGAAGATAATATCTGGACCTGTAACGAGGTCGCTGGTAGGGTAGTAGTAGTTAATCTCTTCGTTGTCAGGGTTATTGATACCATCGAACACAGAGATAGGCCACAACCAACTTGAGAACCAAGTGTCCATACAATCACTCTCCTGCTCAAGGTCGGCAGCTGCAACAGAAGGATTGATTTCTTGTGCCAACTTCAATGCTTCCTCAGTAGTTTCAGCTACAACGGTAGCATTCTTTCCCTCAGCATCCTTGAAGTAATACGCAGGAATGCGATGACCCCACCACAACTGACGGCTGATACACCAGTCCTTGATGTTCTCTAACCAGTGACGGTAAGTGTTCTTATATTTCTTTGGATAGAACTCAATATCATCATCCATAACAGGAGGAAGAGCAATGTCAGCAAAGTGCTGCATTTTCAAGAACCATTGAGTAGAGAGCTTTGGCTCGATAGGAACGTGTGTACGCTCAGAGTAACCCACCTTATTATCATAGTCCTCAACCTTCTCCATCAAGCCTGCAGCTTCCAAGTCCTTTGAGATCTGCTTACGTACATCCATACGGTCCTGACCAACATAGATGCCAGCTGCTTCAGAGATAGTACCGTTATCATTAAAGATATCAATCGTCTCTAAGCCGTGCTTCAAACCAAGCGCATGGTCGTTTACGTCGTGAGCAGGAGTTACCTTCAAACAACCAGTACCGAATTGGATATCAACGTATGAGTCTTCAACTACTGGAATCACACGGTTTACCAATGGAACTACGACACGAAGACCTTTCAGCCATGTATTCTTAACATCCTCTGGATTGATACACATAGCCGAGTCACCCATGATAGTCTCTGGTCGAGTAGTAGCTACTACAGCATAGTAGCCCTTCTCATCCTTGTGCATTACGTTGCCTTCATCCTTACGTTCAACCTTTGTCTGGTCTTCTTCTGCAACATAATATTTAAGGTGATAGAGCTTTGAATGTTCATCCTTATAAATCACCTCTTCATCAGAAAGAGCGGTCTGCGCCTGTGGGTCCCAGTTAACCATGCGTACACCACGATAGATGTAACCCTTCTTATAGAGGTCGCAAAATACTTTAATAACGCTTTCGCTGCGGGTATCATCCATAGTGAAAGCTGTACGGTCCCAATCACATGAGCAACCAAGTCGGCGCAACTGCTTGAGGATGATGCCGCCATGTTCGTGTGTCCAATCCCATGCATGTTCAAGGAACTGCTCACGTGTGAGGTCGGTCTTCTTTACACCTTGCTCAGCGAGTCGGTTCACCACCTTTGCTTCGGTAGCAATACTTGCGTGGTCAGTACCAGGAACCCAGCAAGCATTCTTGCCCTCCATACGGGCACGTCTTACAAGAATATCCTGAATAGTATTGTTCAGCATGTGCCCCATGTGAAGCACACCCGTTACGTTTGGTGGTGGGATAACCACGGTGTAAGGCTCACGGCCATCAGGCTTAGAACTGAAAAGCTTGTTGTCCAGCCAATACTGGTACCATTTTGATTCCACAATCTGTGGATCATACTTGCTTGCTAATTCCATTGTCTCGTATATTATTATTTCTTTATTATCTTTAAAATTGCGATGCAAAAGTACAAAAAATCCGCCTAAAAAGTGTATCTTTGCATCAATAATAGTACACTGATGAGTACTTTAACGTTTATCTTTAACTTTAAACATCAAGACATTGCATACTAAAGAAGAGAAACTGAAAGCTTTTGCCCGACTTTTAGACATTCAAGAGCGACTCCGAAAGGAATGTCCGTGGGACAGAAAACAGACCAACGAAAGCCTCCGTCCCAACACGATTGAAGAAACATTTGAGTTGGCAGATGCGCTCTTGAAAAATGACTCAAAAGATATCTGTAAGGAACTTGGTGACGTGATGGAGCACGTTATCTTCTATTCATTGCTTGGTGAAGAAAAAGAAGATTTCGACGTTGCTGATGTCTGCAATGCTCAATCCGACAAACTTATGTTCAGACATGATTTTATCGACTGGACAGGTTGGAGTGTGACACGTTCTGACATGGTTGTTAATGCTTCTGGACAAGTCGTTTACAAGGATGAAGAATCGTCCATCAACAACACACAATCATCAACCCCCAACACTGCTTCCCAAGTGGAATCTACCTGGGAACAACGTAAACAACGTGAACGTGACGGTAACACCTCGGTACTCTCTGGTGTGCCAAACTCTCTACCCAGCCTTATCAAGGCTTATCGCATTCAAGACAAGGCGCGAAATGTCGGCTTTGATTGGGAAGAAAAAGAGCAGGTTTGGGACAAGGTCTATGAAGAATTAGGAGAGTTAAAGAACGAGTTGAAGAAAGAAGATAAGCAACGTTCAACAGAAGAACTTGGCGACTTCCTGTTCTCTCTCATCAATGCAGCACGACTCTATCATCTGAATCCTGACAACGCCCTTGAATATACTAATCAGAAGTTCATCAAACGATTTAATTATATAGAGGAAACTGCTAAGGCAAAAGGAGTTACAATAAAAGACTTAACTCTTGCTGAAATGGATGAACTGTGGGAGCAAGCTAAGGCTGTCAATAAATAAAATTACTATAGAAATTAAGGAATATAAATATGAGAAAGACCTTTTATTTTATCATGTCTTTGTTTATTCTTGCTGTAGCAATCTCTTGCAAGGATAGCAAACCTAAGTCTGTCATGTCTCAGATAAACGGGACTGAAGACTCAGTATCTACAAACGATAGTACGATATATGGTACTATGGTTGATGGTGGTATGAACTCTATCATCCTACTTACTGACAATGGCGACACTGTTGAATACCTTGTAAACCCTGACGATACCCTCGAAGTTGTCAAGGGTGGCAAGATTAATGGCGACCGCTTTGCTATTATCGGCTATAAGGAATATGGCGATTATTTCATGCGTTCAGCTATCAACCTTACTTCGTTATTAGGTAACTGGACAAGCCTTGACCGCAACTTCGAGATAAAAGAAGGTGGAACGGTCAGCTCTACGCTTCAGTCGGAGAAGAACCCTTGGACTGCCTGGAAAGTATGGAATGGCAAACTAATTCTGTCAAAAGACACATTCACTGTTGAAAATCTTGGTGCTGACTCTCTGGCCTTGGAGAACAAAGCTGGTATCTTTGTATTTACAAGAGGGAAATAAGGCGGAAGTTTCTTCTCCGACAGCCATACCTTTCCCAAGACGAGGTGGATTGAACAGAATTTTATTTGCTGACACTTTGCTGACAACAGGGGATTTCCCTTTATCAAAATCCCTCTCTGTCTGGAGAGGAATAAGATTTCATGCTCCCTTTTTCTGAGCATCAATGCGTGGTCGGCTATTTGATTTTTACATGTATGGAACCTTTCAAAGTACGTATTCTTGGTTGTGGCAGTGCCTTGCCTACCTTACAGCATTATCCTT
This region includes:
- the cas1 gene encoding type II CRISPR-associated endonuclease Cas1 yields the protein MIKKTLCFSNPIYLSLRNAQLVLHLPEVESNKTLPEAMKKEAERTIPIEDIGVVILDNRRITITSGVMEALLENNCAVITCNPKSMPIGLLLPLSGNTIQNERFRSQLEASLPLRKQLWQQTIKQKILNQEHTLRINTDKETNCMRVWSNDVRSGDPDNLEARAAAYYWKNLFTEYPNFVRDREGIPPNNLLNYGYAILRAIIARALVGSGLLPTLGIHHHNRYNAYCLADDIMEPYRPYVVVP
- the cas9 gene encoding type II CRISPR RNA-guided endonuclease Cas9 (Cas9, originally named Csn1, is the large, multifunctional signature protein of type II CRISPR/Cas systems. It is well known even to general audiences because its RNA-guided endonuclease activity has made it a popular tool for custom editing of eukaryotic genomes.) — translated: MKTILGLDLGTNSIGWAKVCVDNDGNYLRDIKLGSRIIPMSQDTLGNFDKGVTDSPTAARTGFRGVRRIRERALQRRERLHRVLHVMKFLPPHYENAIGWNREEATTYGKFLNHGEPKLAWEKQEDGSMRFLFMDSFHEMMADFAESQPGLVAGGKKIPLDWTLYYLRKKALTQAIRKEELAWILLNFNQKRGYYQLRGEEDEENPAKREEYHELKVVSVEAAEEGKGGNTWYNVTLENGWIYRRQSKVELHDWVGKTRQFIVTTEYEKDGVTIKKDKNGEVKRSFRAPSEDDWGLRKKRTESLLEDSGKTVGAFIYDHILSEPTDKIRGNFIRTIERKYYKKELEAILLEQTKHHKELKDQNTLIACIKELYQSNKPHQDSLMKKDMTYLLITDLIFYQRPLKSKKSLIADCPYEYYEYTIKETGEIKRQGIKCIAKSNPYYQEFRLWQFIINLRLFDRTDDKEVTSEYLSSMEDYTKLFTYLNDRKDINQETLLKDFFKQKKVKMGMEKEFPIRWNYIEDKEKKYPCNETRHELLAALDKAGIDHSWLDDKERFYRLWHLLYSVESKEEAEGALRKLKDNDDFVNAFLKVKPFKKDYGAYSEKAVKKLLAIMRMGGLWNETDICEQTRNRIQSIIKGEIDEKIKERMGRTFCQLSDFQGLPEWLACYVVYGRHSEATDIQRWTKPENLMAYINGFKQHSLRNPIVEQCILETLRTVHDIWKEAGHIDEIHVELGRSMKSTADQRARMSKSILQNENTNLRIKSLLMELKNAKEIENVRPYSPMQQEILRIYEEGALQELTKEDAQYPEISKISQMAQPSAKELLKYRLWLEQKYCSPYTGKPISLSKLFTSAYQIEHIIPQSRYFDDSFTNKVICETEVNQLKSNMLGYEFIKKHSGEIVHCTTIGDVKILDAKEYYNFVTEHYANNRRKKEKLLLEDIPQEFLNRQMNDSRYISKKVMAILSNIVREEDEQETNSKFVVSCSGGITDRLKQDWGLNDVWNSIVYPRFERLNKLTQTEAFGRWENKEGKQVFQTSLPLELQRGFSKKRIDHRHHAMDALVIACASRNIINYLNNESAKSQEQREDLRKKLCDKNRIIRKPWETFTQDARTALEDVVVSFKNYVRVINKATNYYEKYDESGKKGMAEQKGQDMWAIRKPMHKETVFGQVNLRRKVTVKLKDALENIPAICDKALRDYVNDLIAKKFNTKQMLAHFKSINYRLNMKSVNKVGIWVFSDEKEPMVATRKAIDISFDAKRIDTITDTGIQQILCKYLKSKGNDPNVAFTPEGIAEMNKHIIDYNNGKQHQPILKVRVSEPKGAKYQVGETGNKTKKFVEAQKGTNLYFAIYEDKDGNRSYNTIPLNEVAERLKQGLSPVPEKNEKGISLKFYLSPNDLVYVPTEEEKLSNECKLSKERIYKMVSSTSNECHFIPYTTAKPIYDKFEYEAKNKMGRALTGEMIKAVCWKLEVDRLGNILKIIK
- a CDS encoding IS5 family transposase, producing the protein MLKRTSNQLSLFSSLEDMLNHNHPLYTLGNKINWRRFENSFSRLYCSTNGRPAHPIRLMCGLLILKHLRNISDESVVLQWSENAYYQYFCGQLEFLPKEPCEASDLVHFRNRIGEEGIEVILAESIRVNTENDNEDHFNTAFIDSTVQEKNITYPTDAKLHKKIINRVLKIVREKKLPLRQSYQRTLKAISRNQRFRNHPRSHRKAVKADRSLRTIAGRLVREPDRNLPDRKGYEKMFELFYKVLSQKRNSRNKIYSLHEPEVQCISKGKEHKKYEFGNKASFIRSLSGIILAAVSFRNEYDGHTIEASLQQTERMTGKRIDNLAGDRGYRGTDLVGTTKILIPQAPKDKDSYYQKKKKHKLFCKRAGIEPTIGHLKSDYRLSRNFYKGVKGDAMNIMLAAAAYNFRRAMRALLCFTKTIIEKSVLVDFSTKWAF